A segment of the Oscillatoria sp. FACHB-1406 genome:
CCCAGCCAAGAAAGATGCTTGCTGATGGCTCGAAGGGTAGAGATTGCGACAGCGTGGTTCGGTTTTACGACTCTAGGAATAGGTCGAAATCGGGCTATTATCGAGAAGATTACAGGGGTTAAAAATACCTTGTCAAATTTCTGAATTATTTCTTTGGGTCGATATTCATGATGTTTGAGTCAGACGGGTTACTGCTTGCACTCTCGCAAATTATCGAGCAAGAAGAGTCGAGCAGCGGACAGAGCTATGCCTCTTCAGTAGCAGCGAGCGAGATGTTAGGAACGAGCGCGGCTCAACGCAAAGCGGAAGCTCAGTGGCGTTGCGCGATCGTCGCCTTAGAGCGCCTCCTGATGCCGATCGCTGAAGCCACTCGAGCGGACTCCTGTCAGGGGTTAATTCTCTCGGCTCCCTCGCCCATTTCCAGCCAACCCGCGATCGCCGAACGCTTTCAGTGTGGCACTTTTACCCGCGAAGCTTTCAGTACGCTTCTAAGGCAGCAGTTTCAACTCCCAGCGGCAGAACCTCAAACTTTTTCCTCTCCATCTCCAGCCCAGCGAGCGATGGAATATCCGCTGTTCCCCGTCGATCCTTTAGCGAGCGAACAATTTTGCTTGGTCTTAACGGCTAAATTTTCCCTGGTTATGGTGTTGGGGGAGAATAGTAATAATCAACCAACTTTTCAGTTTTCATTCAATCCCGAAACCGTCGATCGCGCTTGGGCAACTTTGCGATCGCGCCTGTGTCTCACCGTTCCCTACCACCTTCCCGCCCTCGAGGCGATCGTACAGAAATTCGCGCCCCGTCACCCCGATTATCGCCTCGTTGCCGATTTCGCGCGCCACTTGCTCGAACAATGCCCCGATACGACTCCTTCGGGGACTAAAAAAACCGTCATTCTCGCAGCTTCCCCGGAAGATGAGAGTCAGACGATTATTCTCGAGAGCGATTCCTTGCCCGAACTGCAACTCTTGCAAGCCCTCACCCACGAAGTTCGCACTCCCCTCACGACGATTCGGATGCTGGCGCGACTCTTACTCAAACAGCGCTCCAATCTAGCTCCTGAAGCGGTGGAACGCCTTGAAACCATCGATCGCGAATGTAGCGAACAAATCGATCGCATGGAACTCATTTTCCGCGCGGCTGAGTTGGAAACTACGCCTTGCGATCGTCAAAACCTGCAACTCGTCCCGATCTCTCTCGATCGAGTCATTCAGCAAAATATTCCCCACTGGCAAAAACAAGCGAAGCGGCGCAGTATCGATCTCGAAATTATTCTGCCCGAAAAATTGCCGACCATTGTTAGCAACCCCGCCATGCTCGATCAAGTGTTGCGCGGCGTTATGGAAAGCTTTACTCGCAATCTACCTCCCGGCAGTCGAATGCAGGTACAGGTGATGACTGCCGGACATCAACTTAAACTGCAACTTCTCTCTCGCGATGCGTCTTTGAGTAATTCTCTTAAGTCCCTCGGTCAACTCCTCGTTTTTCAGCCCGAAACGGGTAGCCTGACTTTAAATTGGGACGTTACTAAAAATCTCTTTAATGCCCTCGGCGGTAAATTGCTGCTGCGACAACGCCCCCAACAAGGAGAAGAACTTACCGTTTTCTTGCCTTTGGGTAACGCACAATCGGAGTTTTCTGCTGGGATGTTTGGTAAGAAGGGGAAGGCGAAAAAGGAGTCCCGCTCGGAAATCCAAAGCCGCTTTTAAGAACGCGAAGAGGGACAAGCGGCTCGAAAAGCAACTTGTCCCTTAATTTAGCGCTGTTATAGCGAGTTAATTGAAAGCGAAACTCGGATTAGAGAACGCCAACATTCGCTAAGCCCAGAATTGCACCAGTACCGAGAATGTGACCGAAGCAAGCACCAGCAACCAAGTTCGGCAGGGCAATTCCACCGACTGAGGGAGCGCCAGCCGTGCCAGCGTTGTCGCGCTTGGAAGCGGAGTAGTTCGCGATCGCAATTCCTAAAGCGACGCAGACAATCATTACAACGCTAACCAGCGGATTCCAAGACGGCGTATAGGGAACGTTACCCGCAGTCGCTAATAAAGTTGAGAAAGTCAATTTCAAAACTCCTTATATCCTACATTTTTTCGCCATTATATAACCCCGTGACGAGTCTCTAGGTTAATATTAATTGCCGATTCTGTCGTATTTGGATTTTTGGCCGCACAAACTTTGAGGGTATTAACTGCCGCACTGGAGTTAGCTTTGACCCTACTTTAATAATTGCCTAACTGAATTTGTTAGATTCAGTTCGATTTAAAATACCCCCAAGGGAATTCGAATCCCTGTCGCCTCCGTGAAAGGGAGGTGTCCTAGGCCTCTAGACGATGGGGGCTTGTTTTTCACACCTTAATCAGACTAACGAATTATTTTAAGTTTGTCAACACTTTTAAGAAAAATTTTAGGGGCAGCCCGTTCCGCTGGGCGAATCCCCCGAAAAGCGCCACTGGGATAAACGCGCTTTGGCTTTATCATCAAGGCAATCGAATAAAAAACGCCCTTTTTGAGTTTTCGGGCGCGACTGGCTTTTGCGGCGGGTGCTACTGGCGGCGAGGGTAACAGCGCTGGCGAGATGCTGGGAGGACATCCATTCCGCACCGTAACCGATCGCGGTTAGCTGTTGGGCGCGATCGGAGGTTGCGACAATCAGCCGTAAGGAGCGAACTGCTAGCTCCCGGGCTGCTTTAGCACAAGTCCGCTCGATATAAGTATCGGCGGTTTGGGCAAACTCGGTATAGTAAGCGGAAACATGAGGGCTGTGCGCTTCGCGATAAGCGGCTGTTTTTTGGTAGTGAGCGTCGAAGACGACTTCGGTTTTGTAGCCTTCAAAGGCGCTGTAATTGACGAGGGCTTCGAGCAGGCGGTAACGAGCCATTTCCAGTCCAGAGCGATCGCGTTCTTGTTTTAACTCAGGCCAACTGCCGATAATGTTGTAGCCGTCTACGAGCAAGAAAGTATTGGATTCAGAAAGAGACATTTTAGTTGTTAGGCCTGCATTAGTGAAGGGTGAAGGTGTATTAATTGAAGTCTCAGAAAAGCCGTGCTAGCTTTCGCGGATCGAGCGTTCCTTAAGGCGTTGCGGTTCTCCGGAATCAACGACGCGCCCGCCCTCGAGCAATAGCGCCCCATCGCAATAGTTGAGTTCGTCGAGGCGATGCGTCACCCAGAGGGCTGTTAAACCGCG
Coding sequences within it:
- a CDS encoding HAMP domain-containing sensor histidine kinase, with the translated sequence MMFESDGLLLALSQIIEQEESSSGQSYASSVAASEMLGTSAAQRKAEAQWRCAIVALERLLMPIAEATRADSCQGLILSAPSPISSQPAIAERFQCGTFTREAFSTLLRQQFQLPAAEPQTFSSPSPAQRAMEYPLFPVDPLASEQFCLVLTAKFSLVMVLGENSNNQPTFQFSFNPETVDRAWATLRSRLCLTVPYHLPALEAIVQKFAPRHPDYRLVADFARHLLEQCPDTTPSGTKKTVILAASPEDESQTIILESDSLPELQLLQALTHEVRTPLTTIRMLARLLLKQRSNLAPEAVERLETIDRECSEQIDRMELIFRAAELETTPCDRQNLQLVPISLDRVIQQNIPHWQKQAKRRSIDLEIILPEKLPTIVSNPAMLDQVLRGVMESFTRNLPPGSRMQVQVMTAGHQLKLQLLSRDASLSNSLKSLGQLLVFQPETGSLTLNWDVTKNLFNALGGKLLLRQRPQQGEELTVFLPLGNAQSEFSAGMFGKKGKAKKESRSEIQSRF
- the psaK gene encoding photosystem I reaction center subunit PsaK, producing the protein MTFSTLLATAGNVPYTPSWNPLVSVVMIVCVALGIAIANYSASKRDNAGTAGAPSVGGIALPNLVAGACFGHILGTGAILGLANVGVL
- a CDS encoding NYN domain-containing protein encodes the protein MSLSESNTFLLVDGYNIIGSWPELKQERDRSGLEMARYRLLEALVNYSAFEGYKTEVVFDAHYQKTAAYREAHSPHVSAYYTEFAQTADTYIERTCAKAARELAVRSLRLIVATSDRAQQLTAIGYGAEWMSSQHLASAVTLAASSTRRKSQSRPKTQKGRFLFDCLDDKAKARLSQWRFSGDSPSGTGCP